The following proteins are encoded in a genomic region of Channa argus isolate prfri chromosome 3, Channa argus male v1.0, whole genome shotgun sequence:
- the usp38 gene encoding ubiquitin carboxyl-terminal hydrolase 38 isoform X2, with product MDKILEGLVSSNHSVPVKRAIVKKVVEAAEREVTEEQCRALFTLTIRLILLGEDNFQKQIGLQVLEAYARYHRPEFVHFFSKEFVLGLLQQGYGHLDRKDPVIIDCIHCCLRLLISCPSVLELFCVIQVEVLRMVCERPEPALCAHLSILLSDFVQCIPRDKSGILFCQQLVRTISYFHCFASQEEELREYVGQVTKVSTLLQNIWKADPATLLPSLQEVFAIISSTDPSFDPSIALASLVQHIPVQMITVLIKSLTTDQNVKDGSMTKALCRMIDWLSWPLAQHVDTWIIALLKGLAAVQKFTILIDVTLLKIELVFSRLWYPLVRQGALAVLSHMLLSFQHSPEAFHLVVPHVVPLVQSLRTDGLPTSKTFLVQFTELIHCMMYQYSGFPDLYDHIVEAIKDLPKPGEEKIKLVLNQSAWTSQSNSFASGLLRQAGKSETGKTGLVNLGNTCYMNSIIQTLFMATELHEEEKTLQVLESTKPKVASPVDTSSKDETGQTFPKEAKEFSFTPAGNDSRTLIERTFGGKLITGIRCMQCNCISEKEEPFTDLSLAFCPFATSQDGPQCEGPSEEPKVLCQGSVNGGSEVPDPVSAKAPTSNVHFVPVTHEPPLSVPDLVNYFLAPEILDEDNAYFCEKCNSLQRAEKSMKVVSAPEYLILTLLRFSYDAKCHVRRKILDNVTIPALMRLPVHLPSTPTQCLSSSSSPLQVDSPESSENLAKKLKPSQKDEEEEEEDRIDGTEQINRGREMPVQSVPYVLSSVVMHSGISSESGHYYSYGRNISGADGTQHPANHFALPGLENGQAECSFSTCSALTVAPEQGDNLSNSGQEARDWLLFNDSRVTFTSFQSVQNITNRFPKDTAYVLMYRKQELPGQNINGGLMANGMRLSAEPPLHKELLDAIIKDNKLYLQEQELNARTQTLQAPSSSCSFRPNGSDDNNPPGSCGPSGGGGGGGGFNTISRLVF from the exons ATGGACAAGATTCTGGAGGGCCTTGTGAGCTCCAATCACTCTGTTCCAGTAAAGCGGGCCATTGTGAAGAAGGTAGTggaagcagcagagagagaagtgaCAGAGGAGCAGTGTCGGGCACTGTTTACCCTCACCATCCGCCTCATCTTACTTGGTGAAGATAACTTTCAGAAGCAGATTGGCTTACAGGTCTTGGAAGCATATGCACGGTACCACCGGCCAGAGTTTGTGCATTTCTTCAGTAAAGAGTTTGTCCTCGGGCTTCTCCAGCAGGGCTATGGCCATCTGGACCGCAAAGACCCAGTCATAATAGACTGCATTCACTGCTGCCTGCGGCTGCTAATCAGCTGCCCCTCAGTGCTGGAGCTTTTCTGTGTGATCCAGGTGGAGGTTTTAAGGATGGTGTGTGAACGTCCGGAGCCTGCTCTTTGTGCTCACTTGAGCATTTTGCTGTCAGACTTTGTCCAGTGCATACCAAGGGATAAATCAGGCATTTTGTTCTGCCAGCAGCTGGTGAGGACCATCAGTTACTTCCACTGCTTTGCCAGCCAAGAGGAAGAGCTTAGAGAGTATGTAGGTCAGGTAACAAAGGTTAGCACACTTCTGCAGAACATCTGGAAGGCTGACCCTGCCACACTGCTACCCTCATTGCAGGAAGTTTTTGCTATTATTTCTTCCACAG ACCCCTCGTTTGACCCATCCATCGCTCTGGCCAGCCTGGTCCAGCATATCCCTGTCCAGATGATCACAGTGCTTATCAAGAGTCTCACCACAGACCAGAATGTCAAAGACGGAAGCATGACTAAAGCACTCTGCAG GATGATTGACTGGCTTTCTTGGCCTCTTGCCCAACATGTGGATACTTGGATCATTGCTCTACTGAAAGGACTTGCTGCAGTTCAGAAGTTCACTATCCTTATCGACGTTACTCTGCTCAAGATTGAACTG GTATTCAGTCGTCTCTGGTACCCCTTGGTGAGGCAGGGGGCACTAGCTGTGCTCTCTCATATGCTGCTGAGTTTCCAGCACTCTCCTGAGGCCTTCCATTTG GTTGTTCCACATGTGGTCCCACTAGTTCAGTCTTTAAGGACAGATGGCCTTCCCACCAGTAAAACTTTCTTGGTGCAGTTTACTGAGCTCATACACTGCATGATGTACCAATACTCTGGCTTCCCTGACCTTTATGACCACATAGTAGAGGCCATTAAG GATCTCCCAAAACCTGGAGAAGAAAAGATAAAATTGGTGTTGAACCAAAGTGCCTGGACATCTCAGTCCAACTCATTTGCCTCCGGTCTATTGAGGCAAGCTGGGAAGTCTGAGACAGGCAAGACAGGCCTGGTCAACCTGGGGAACACCTGCTATATGAACAGCATCATTCAGACCCTCTTCATGGCCACAGA GCTACACGAAGAGGAGAAAACTCTTCAGGTCCTGGAATCAACTAAGCCAAAGGTTGCCTCCCCTGTTGACACAAGCAGCAAAGATGAAACGGGTCAGACTTTTCCAAAGGAGGCCAAAGAGTTTTCTTTCACTCCTGCTGGAAATGATAGCAGGACTCTAATTGAAAGGACGTTTGGTGGGAAGCTGATCACAGGTATTCGTTGTATGCAGTGCAACTGCATCTCTGAGAAAGAGGAGCCTTTTACAGATCTCTCTTTGGCCTTCTGTCCTTTTGCCACCTCACAGGATGGCCCTCAATGTGAGGGCCCCTCAGAGGAGCCCAAGGTTCTCTGTCAGGGATCTGTCAATGGTGGCAGTGAAGTACCTGATCCAGTCTCAGCCAAAGCCCCAACTAGCAATGTCCATTTTGTGCCAGTAACACATGAGCCTCCGTTGTCTGTGCCTGACCTGGTGAACTATTTTCTGGCTCCAGAAATCTTGGATGAAGACAATGCCTATTTCTGTGAGAAGTGTAATTCCCTCCAGCGGGCAGAGAAGTCAATGAAAGTCGTGTCGGCACCTGAGTACTTGATCCTCACCCTGCTAAGATTCTCATATGATGCCAAATGTCACGTAAGGAGGAAGATTCTTGACAATGTCACCATCCCGGCACTCATGAGACTTCCAGTACACCTCCCTTCAACACCTACACAATGtttgtcttcttcctcttcccctCTGCAAGTTGATTCTCCTGAGAGCAGCGAGAATCTGGCAAAGAAGCTCAAACCATCTCAgaaggatgaggaagaggaggaggaggacaggatAGATGGAACAGAGCAAAtaaacagaggaagagaaatgcCAGTCCAGTCAGTGCCCTATGTCCTCAGTTCAGTGGTGATGCATTCTGGTATATCATCCGAAAGTGGCCACTACTACTCATATGGTCGTAACATCAGTGGAGCAGATGGAACACAGCATCCAGCCAATCACTTTGCTCTCCCGGGATTGGAGAACGGCCAGGCCGAATGCAGCTTCTCCACTTGCTCAGCTCTCACAGTTGCACCTGAACAAGGAGACAACCTCTCTAACAGTGGCCAGGAGGCAAGGGATTGGCTGCTGTTTAATGACAGCAGAGTGACATTCACATCTTTTCAGTCAGTGCAAAACATTACTAATCGCTTCCCCAAGGACACAGCTTATGTGCTCATGTACAGAAAACAGGAGCTACCAGGGCAGAACATAAATGGGGGCCTGATGGCAAATGGAATGAGACTGAGTGCTGAGCCTCCTTTACACAAAGAACTACTGGATGCTATTATCAAGGACAACAAGCTCTATTTACAG GAACAGGAACTCAATGCTCGGACCCAAACTCTTCAGGCCCCTTCGTCTTCCTGCTCATTCAGGCCCAACGGTTCAGATGACAATAACCCACCAGGGAGCTGTGGCCCAtctggtggaggaggagggggtggtggCTTCAATACCATTAGTAGACTGGttttctga
- the usp38 gene encoding ubiquitin carboxyl-terminal hydrolase 38 isoform X1, with the protein MDKILEGLVSSNHSVPVKRAIVKKVVEAAEREVTEEQCRALFTLTIRLILLGEDNFQKQIGLQVLEAYARYHRPEFVHFFSKEFVLGLLQQGYGHLDRKDPVIIDCIHCCLRLLISCPSVLELFCVIQVEVLRMVCERPEPALCAHLSILLSDFVQCIPRDKSGILFCQQLVRTISYFHCFASQEEELREYVGQVTKVSTLLQNIWKADPATLLPSLQEVFAIISSTDPSFDPSIALASLVQHIPVQMITVLIKSLTTDQNVKDGSMTKALCRMIDWLSWPLAQHVDTWIIALLKGLAAVQKFTILIDVTLLKIELVFSRLWYPLVRQGALAVLSHMLLSFQHSPEAFHLVVPHVVPLVQSLRTDGLPTSKTFLVQFTELIHCMMYQYSGFPDLYDHIVEAIKDLPKPGEEKIKLVLNQSAWTSQSNSFASGLLRQAGKSETGKTGLVNLGNTCYMNSIIQTLFMATDFRRHVLSLNLNGSNTLMKKLQLLFAFLAHTQRAAYAPRNFLEASRPPWFNVGSQQDCSEYLRFLLDRLHEEEKTLQVLESTKPKVASPVDTSSKDETGQTFPKEAKEFSFTPAGNDSRTLIERTFGGKLITGIRCMQCNCISEKEEPFTDLSLAFCPFATSQDGPQCEGPSEEPKVLCQGSVNGGSEVPDPVSAKAPTSNVHFVPVTHEPPLSVPDLVNYFLAPEILDEDNAYFCEKCNSLQRAEKSMKVVSAPEYLILTLLRFSYDAKCHVRRKILDNVTIPALMRLPVHLPSTPTQCLSSSSSPLQVDSPESSENLAKKLKPSQKDEEEEEEDRIDGTEQINRGREMPVQSVPYVLSSVVMHSGISSESGHYYSYGRNISGADGTQHPANHFALPGLENGQAECSFSTCSALTVAPEQGDNLSNSGQEARDWLLFNDSRVTFTSFQSVQNITNRFPKDTAYVLMYRKQELPGQNINGGLMANGMRLSAEPPLHKELLDAIIKDNKLYLQEQELNARTQTLQAPSSSCSFRPNGSDDNNPPGSCGPSGGGGGGGGFNTISRLVF; encoded by the exons ATGGACAAGATTCTGGAGGGCCTTGTGAGCTCCAATCACTCTGTTCCAGTAAAGCGGGCCATTGTGAAGAAGGTAGTggaagcagcagagagagaagtgaCAGAGGAGCAGTGTCGGGCACTGTTTACCCTCACCATCCGCCTCATCTTACTTGGTGAAGATAACTTTCAGAAGCAGATTGGCTTACAGGTCTTGGAAGCATATGCACGGTACCACCGGCCAGAGTTTGTGCATTTCTTCAGTAAAGAGTTTGTCCTCGGGCTTCTCCAGCAGGGCTATGGCCATCTGGACCGCAAAGACCCAGTCATAATAGACTGCATTCACTGCTGCCTGCGGCTGCTAATCAGCTGCCCCTCAGTGCTGGAGCTTTTCTGTGTGATCCAGGTGGAGGTTTTAAGGATGGTGTGTGAACGTCCGGAGCCTGCTCTTTGTGCTCACTTGAGCATTTTGCTGTCAGACTTTGTCCAGTGCATACCAAGGGATAAATCAGGCATTTTGTTCTGCCAGCAGCTGGTGAGGACCATCAGTTACTTCCACTGCTTTGCCAGCCAAGAGGAAGAGCTTAGAGAGTATGTAGGTCAGGTAACAAAGGTTAGCACACTTCTGCAGAACATCTGGAAGGCTGACCCTGCCACACTGCTACCCTCATTGCAGGAAGTTTTTGCTATTATTTCTTCCACAG ACCCCTCGTTTGACCCATCCATCGCTCTGGCCAGCCTGGTCCAGCATATCCCTGTCCAGATGATCACAGTGCTTATCAAGAGTCTCACCACAGACCAGAATGTCAAAGACGGAAGCATGACTAAAGCACTCTGCAG GATGATTGACTGGCTTTCTTGGCCTCTTGCCCAACATGTGGATACTTGGATCATTGCTCTACTGAAAGGACTTGCTGCAGTTCAGAAGTTCACTATCCTTATCGACGTTACTCTGCTCAAGATTGAACTG GTATTCAGTCGTCTCTGGTACCCCTTGGTGAGGCAGGGGGCACTAGCTGTGCTCTCTCATATGCTGCTGAGTTTCCAGCACTCTCCTGAGGCCTTCCATTTG GTTGTTCCACATGTGGTCCCACTAGTTCAGTCTTTAAGGACAGATGGCCTTCCCACCAGTAAAACTTTCTTGGTGCAGTTTACTGAGCTCATACACTGCATGATGTACCAATACTCTGGCTTCCCTGACCTTTATGACCACATAGTAGAGGCCATTAAG GATCTCCCAAAACCTGGAGAAGAAAAGATAAAATTGGTGTTGAACCAAAGTGCCTGGACATCTCAGTCCAACTCATTTGCCTCCGGTCTATTGAGGCAAGCTGGGAAGTCTGAGACAGGCAAGACAGGCCTGGTCAACCTGGGGAACACCTGCTATATGAACAGCATCATTCAGACCCTCTTCATGGCCACAGA tttcagaAGGCATGTTTTATCATTAAATCTAAACGGTTCCAACACACTAATGAAAAAGCTTCAGCTGCTCTTTGCTTTCCTTGCGCACACTCAG AGGGCAGCATATGCTCCTAGAAATTTCTTGGAAGCTTCCCGACCTCCCTGGTTTAACGTGGGCTCTCAGCAGGACTGTTCCGAGTACCTCAGATTTCTTTTGGACAG GCTACACGAAGAGGAGAAAACTCTTCAGGTCCTGGAATCAACTAAGCCAAAGGTTGCCTCCCCTGTTGACACAAGCAGCAAAGATGAAACGGGTCAGACTTTTCCAAAGGAGGCCAAAGAGTTTTCTTTCACTCCTGCTGGAAATGATAGCAGGACTCTAATTGAAAGGACGTTTGGTGGGAAGCTGATCACAGGTATTCGTTGTATGCAGTGCAACTGCATCTCTGAGAAAGAGGAGCCTTTTACAGATCTCTCTTTGGCCTTCTGTCCTTTTGCCACCTCACAGGATGGCCCTCAATGTGAGGGCCCCTCAGAGGAGCCCAAGGTTCTCTGTCAGGGATCTGTCAATGGTGGCAGTGAAGTACCTGATCCAGTCTCAGCCAAAGCCCCAACTAGCAATGTCCATTTTGTGCCAGTAACACATGAGCCTCCGTTGTCTGTGCCTGACCTGGTGAACTATTTTCTGGCTCCAGAAATCTTGGATGAAGACAATGCCTATTTCTGTGAGAAGTGTAATTCCCTCCAGCGGGCAGAGAAGTCAATGAAAGTCGTGTCGGCACCTGAGTACTTGATCCTCACCCTGCTAAGATTCTCATATGATGCCAAATGTCACGTAAGGAGGAAGATTCTTGACAATGTCACCATCCCGGCACTCATGAGACTTCCAGTACACCTCCCTTCAACACCTACACAATGtttgtcttcttcctcttcccctCTGCAAGTTGATTCTCCTGAGAGCAGCGAGAATCTGGCAAAGAAGCTCAAACCATCTCAgaaggatgaggaagaggaggaggaggacaggatAGATGGAACAGAGCAAAtaaacagaggaagagaaatgcCAGTCCAGTCAGTGCCCTATGTCCTCAGTTCAGTGGTGATGCATTCTGGTATATCATCCGAAAGTGGCCACTACTACTCATATGGTCGTAACATCAGTGGAGCAGATGGAACACAGCATCCAGCCAATCACTTTGCTCTCCCGGGATTGGAGAACGGCCAGGCCGAATGCAGCTTCTCCACTTGCTCAGCTCTCACAGTTGCACCTGAACAAGGAGACAACCTCTCTAACAGTGGCCAGGAGGCAAGGGATTGGCTGCTGTTTAATGACAGCAGAGTGACATTCACATCTTTTCAGTCAGTGCAAAACATTACTAATCGCTTCCCCAAGGACACAGCTTATGTGCTCATGTACAGAAAACAGGAGCTACCAGGGCAGAACATAAATGGGGGCCTGATGGCAAATGGAATGAGACTGAGTGCTGAGCCTCCTTTACACAAAGAACTACTGGATGCTATTATCAAGGACAACAAGCTCTATTTACAG GAACAGGAACTCAATGCTCGGACCCAAACTCTTCAGGCCCCTTCGTCTTCCTGCTCATTCAGGCCCAACGGTTCAGATGACAATAACCCACCAGGGAGCTGTGGCCCAtctggtggaggaggagggggtggtggCTTCAATACCATTAGTAGACTGGttttctga